The following are encoded together in the Mycolicibacterium arabiense genome:
- a CDS encoding PQQ-dependent sugar dehydrogenase, protein MRLHRPIRGVLVLLCSALLVGSGCARFDAAQSEPFTTEPALEPGSSSPPPPPPPLPGQPFPKECPAPGVMQGCLESTSGLIMGPDSKSALVAERLTGAVKEVATNAEPKVKLVLPVDPSGDGGLLDIVLSPTYSQDRLMYALVSTPSDNRVIRIADGDVPKPILTGIPKGTTGNTGALKFTSPTTLAVLTGDAGNPAQASDPGSLAGKLLRIEAPTTVNPAPPTTALSGIGAGGGLCTDPADGSLYVTDRTPTGDRLQRITKDSKVSTVWSWPDRPGVAGCAAQDGTVLVNLVNTKQTVAVRMAPDTGAVTGEPEVLRQDTRGHVWALQLSPDGNVWGATINKTSGDAERLDDVVFPLFPQGGFPRSSDEKT, encoded by the coding sequence ATGAGACTGCACCGGCCGATCCGGGGTGTGCTGGTGCTGCTGTGCAGCGCGTTGCTGGTCGGGTCCGGCTGCGCGCGATTCGATGCAGCCCAGTCCGAACCGTTCACCACTGAGCCGGCGCTCGAGCCCGGGTCGAGTTCCCCGCCGCCTCCCCCGCCCCCGCTGCCGGGTCAGCCGTTCCCCAAGGAGTGCCCCGCGCCTGGCGTCATGCAGGGCTGCCTGGAGAGCACCAGCGGCCTGATCATGGGGCCGGACAGCAAGTCGGCCCTGGTCGCCGAGCGGCTGACCGGCGCGGTGAAGGAAGTGGCGACCAACGCCGAACCCAAGGTCAAGCTGGTGCTGCCGGTGGATCCGTCCGGTGACGGCGGGCTGCTCGACATCGTGCTGTCCCCCACCTACTCCCAGGACCGGCTGATGTACGCGCTGGTCAGCACGCCGAGCGACAACCGGGTCATCCGCATCGCCGACGGCGACGTGCCCAAGCCCATCCTGACCGGCATCCCGAAGGGCACCACCGGGAACACCGGTGCGCTCAAGTTCACCAGCCCGACGACGCTTGCGGTGCTGACCGGGGACGCGGGCAATCCCGCGCAGGCATCGGATCCCGGTTCGCTGGCGGGCAAGCTGCTGCGCATCGAGGCGCCGACGACGGTCAACCCGGCGCCTCCCACGACCGCCCTCAGCGGCATCGGTGCCGGCGGCGGACTGTGCACCGACCCTGCCGACGGCTCGCTGTACGTGACCGACCGCACGCCCACCGGCGACCGGTTGCAGCGCATCACCAAGGATTCCAAGGTGTCGACGGTGTGGTCGTGGCCCGACCGTCCCGGCGTGGCGGGCTGCGCTGCGCAGGACGGCACGGTGCTGGTCAACCTGGTGAACACCAAGCAGACCGTCGCGGTGCGCATGGCGCCCGACACCGGCGCCGTGACCGGCGAGCCGGAGGTGCTGCGGCAGGACACCCGCGGCCACGTGTGGGCCCTGCAGCTGTCGCCCGACGGCAACGTGTGGGGCGCGACGATCAACAAGACCTCCGGCGACGCCGAGCGGCTCGACGACGTCGTGTTCCCGCTGTTCCCGCAGGGCGGCTTCCCGCGCAGCAGCGACGAGAAGACCTAG